Below is a genomic region from Xiphophorus hellerii strain 12219 chromosome 1, Xiphophorus_hellerii-4.1, whole genome shotgun sequence.
TCATAGTGACAAAGACCGACCAGGGTTACCTCTACGTGGTCTCCAACGCCGGCTGCGCCGACAAAGACTCGGCTCTTATGAAGGTGAAGGAATCTGTGGAGGCTGACTGGCCTGGAATCGCCTGGGAAATGActgatgggtgtgtgtgtgggcgtgtgtgtgtgtgttttaattctTAGGCCAGACTGGCAGAGTGCAAAGCTGCCGGGTTTGATGTGGACCTGGAGTTCATTGACGAAGCCCTGATTGCACTTCAAGGTCAAACACCCATTCGGTCTTTCATTTGCTCTCCCTTCTTAAAGTATCCTTTGTTATTTCATTTCTTAATAGGTTTCATATACATTGCTTTACTTTTAGTTGCAAGATAAGCTAAAGCTCGCTCTGTGCTTAAATTTCCAAGTCATTTTGTGTCATCAGGTCCCACCATGGCTCAGGTGCTTCAGGCTGGGCTGAAAGGAGACCTCAGTAAGCTGACCTTCATGACCTCCACCCTGGTCACGGTGTTCGGTATTCCTGACTGCAGGGTGACCCGCTGCGGATACACCGGAGAGGACGGGGTGGAGGTGAGCATCTCCATTGCGATGCTAAAGCTTTGGATCCGGGTCTGGTTGTTCATTTCCGTCCATTGTTGGGCTTCTTTTCTCAGACCTTCCCCAGACTATTCTgactgaatgtttaaaaaatgtgtcaaaggtcaaaggttgtATCCATAGTGATAAATCTTTGGACCATTCTAATACTGAAGTACACTTCGACCTAAACCAGGGGTGACCAAATGAAATCTCTCCATATCAACTCAAGAGATTTAAAATCTTCTTCAAAGGGAAAATATTAGGTAAACACAAAGCATTTGTCTTTAATTAACCAAgctttctgttttcacattGACTTTATGGTAATTACCACAAACACCTAGCAACCCAGCGACTTGGCTGAATGCATCTTAGGTTTTTGAAGaaacagtatatatatacattacaCAGCATGATGCCACACCAACATGGAGATGAGTTGTTTAAAATGAAGTGCTAAATGTAGTTTCCACaaaggcccaaacatttgtggTCTTTTGTGACCACAACACTTTCTTGCACGTTTGGGTGACTTGTGTCAAActgcaaaaaggtttttttttcctatgacTTTCTGTCCCATTCTCCCAAAAAGATCAGATCTGCAGAGTGACCAAGTCACAGTTATCCTGTAAAGTCTCCCAGTTGAGCTGTGGAGCTCCATAGCTCCTCCAGGGTTGGTAGATGTCGGTAGTCTTTTGGATTTTATTCCTGCAACAgaaaccttaacatgtagaacGCCGGCGTTAAAGTtactctgtctgtctgtgtctccCAGATTTCTGTTCCTCGTTCCAGAGTGGTTGAGCTGGCAGAGAAGCTGCTTAGCAACAATGAGGTGAAGCTGGCCGGTCTGGGAGCCAGAGACAGTCTTCGGCTGGAAGCGGGACTTTGTCTCTACGGCAACGACATAGATGAGACCACCACGCCTGTGGAAGCCAGTCTTGTTTGGACGATAGGTTAGGCTTTATTTCTGGTAACAGTCTACATGTAGCTATTGAATACATGCATAGTTGAGCACAGACACTCATAAGTGTGTAAGTCGGTGCATTTTTCACTTCAGCCTGAGCAAGGCAGCAAGTAATGCTCTCTCCTGTCCTATccttttggatattttttaatatttgatgagTCCTATCTTATCTTATGTAATGGAAACCTgcttaattaaacattttaaaaggggTCTGTTGGTTTTCCTTCCCACTCGCAGGGAAGCGTAGGCGTCAGACGAAGGATTTCCCTGGCGCTGACATCATTGTGCCGCAAATCAAAGCCAAGACAGCTAGGAAAAGAGTTGGACTGGTGTCCACCGGTCCCCCAGTGAGACAGCACACCCCCATCCTGAGCCCTGACGGACAGGTCATAGGTGAGGGAGCGACAAGGAGCCAAGGCCTTATCTGAATTTGAAATTGAGAGTAGAATCATATGCAGTTGCATTACAAAAGTAATGCAACTGCATATCACTGTTAGGTAAATAGAACtatgtatttgttaaattaagCATTAAAATATCTGATTcacctttttgtttgttgtccGAACAGGCTTAAATAATTTGACCACTAGGGGTCAGCAAAAGCCTTGCATTTTCCTAAACCGTAActcttcacaaaatgtacaatttgatttaaaatctcatgcattacatcacatttttaattataaggCAATTTATTAGCCATAGGTGAATTCAAACACTTGctactttctaaataaatgagCAATAATCCATTATCTGGAATACAAACCAATGtctgaatgttgtttttcatgagTCTATTTAGGAGGGTTTATTAAACTAGTGTCATCACACTAGTTTACTTATTTTCACTGACACCTTTCTCGTTCTTTATAGGGGAAGTGACCAGCGGCTGTCCCTCTCCCTGTCTGAAAAAGAACGTCGCCATGGGCTACGTGGACGCAGCATTTGCCAAGAACGGAGCAGCCGTCCAGGTtgaaatcagaaagaaaacagtCCCAGCCATTAGTCAGCAAGATGCCCTTCGTCCCCACAAACTACTACACTGGATAGGAACCACACACTGGATCATTCTACCAATTGCCTCTCTCATTTACAGTCGTCTCCCCCTGGTGTTTAACTCCAGCAATACAAGGCCAATTTaggatttaaaaatactttccagcaagtgtggggggggggaaatgcaACACTGTAAACGTGGTTGGTGTTCAGCTGTGAACAACCATATTGAATGCAGAAAACTGATGGAAGATGTAAAGAAAAGACTATTGTACAGTTGGCATCCTGACTTGAATCCATAGTTTGATAACATTGTTTAATCTGTTTGGAATGAAAAGCAGGTGGCATGAGAGTACAGGTAGCACTGATGATGTTAGCACAGTTATGGGACCACAATagaaacttttatttgtcaAGTCATTATGATACAAaccaaactaaacaaacaaatcatCAAACCAACAATTTGCAGGCTACTCTTTTTGTCCCTCAcctctttattttacttttcctttCTAGTACCAAATGGAGCCATCGTCTGTGGTACACTTTATAAGGACCATTTGTAAATTTGCACTCAACTTGACAACATTGACAAGTACATTCCTATATTGTTTTCCTAGTGGAAAAAATTTGGTTACAGGACTCTAGTAAATTACATCGACCAGCTGGAGGTCACTCCAAGTCATTATAGAGTTATTACAAAGTtttcagcaaacatttttagttataTATGagatttcagcatttttatgaccATCAGTCTCAATAATCAATTTAACtatgatgaaaagaaaattcttCACATTGGTTGAAATATCAGGGTACAACATGAAAGACGGAGACAAATGTCAGAGCCTGACAAGTGAGACTGTGTGGCTAACACAGTGTTAGCCacacaacaagaaaaagaaacacaaaacttttacaaacaattgagtttttaaaaaacacgcAGTCAATTAGAAAACGATTAACAGAGAAGAATACAAGgatgggaggaggagggggggagaGCGGAGCCTTTCTTCCACAGTCTAAGTCACAGTCTAATTCACAAAACTACTATTTTGTGAATTAGACTGCAGCACATTCATGCACGCTTTTTTGTCTTCTAATGCTGTCTTAATGCCACAGATGCatagaaatatttgcatttacaGTAGCTATGAACAAATATGACGGGGTTTGGCGTTTTTGATCGtatgatgataatgatgacgatgtttatttgtgttttgataGTATCAATTCATAACTCCAGAAAAAATAACGGTCTAATTTATAGAGATTGCTTAGTTTAACATTTAGTCTTtactactaataaaaatattcaatatgtAATTAGAGCTTTCTGTTTTCACACGAGGTTTCTGGTGACTTGATGACTTGACTACTGACTTGCCAACTTGAAACTGTGCAACAATGCGATTAACTTGGGTTTTTATGTATGGCTGAACGTTTGTGTGAACTTCTTAAGCATTTTTCAGGGGAGAGTTACTTTTGAGTAAATAAAACGTGCTTTTCTAGTTGCCTctgattgtttatttattttgcttctgaAATGGAAACTTATGAAATTAAGAAGGGCCAATTAAGAAAGTGTTTTACAACTCTTACTGTTACTATTTCCACTTGCAAAATTTGCAAGTAGTTGTTTCTCATATATGGTGCCTTGCCAAATGACTTAAAcgcagtttttcatgttttgtcacatttcagtcaaaaatgATCTCGTgcgatagaccaacacaaagcagcgcATTTATTATTTGGAAGACCAATgctagaaatttattttattttattttacttttaaataattagCACAACTTTCTCACCCTCAAAAAGAGAccaacatttttacacatttttcttgtcaaatGCCTCAAGCTAAGTCAGATTGGGCCAAACGTTTACACTTCTGAATTtaataaagtaaagaaaaaaatatttaaaaaaagtctcaGGCTTATTAATCTGGGGTATACACAATAGGAGAGGTTCAGTTGGGTTTAATGTTGATGGTTTTGTGCAGTGTAGTCTTAAAGTTTAATAAGAGATAAGCAAACACTTTCTCCTTTACATAGAAACTTAACGTGTAGGCCAAATACATAGGCCTGGGTCCAGCTAAAATAATATGAcaataatacatatttttactgagcatttcaaaaataatggtTTTGGTGTATGACCCTACCAAAGCCGGAAACGGGGGATATCGCCAGAACCAACCAACCTGGCAACTCGCGTAACCGGTGGGTTCAGTAGTTACTGTGGGGAAGATGGTGGACCTGGTGACAGCAGCGTGCTCCAAACTCCGTCCTAAACACTTCGAGAAATATTTACCATCTCAACCTGGCGTCAGGTATAGATTACCCGGGGACAATCACAGATAATACACAGAGTAACTGGTAAAAAAGTGGGACATAACCCGCTCTGGACAGCTCTTTTTCCCGGGATTGAAGACGGCAGAGAGTTGCAAAACGTGGTTGGTGTCGCTCGTCACTGACGCTGGGCGAAGTGTCAACAGAAGAGtttgctgggggaaaaaaaaaaaaaaaatgtgtcggTTTTATAGTCTTTGACTCATAAACTGAAGTTTGGGCAACAGGGATAATTTAGACAGGCGTCTTTCTCTGCCTCCAGCTGCTAAATAACAGCGTAGCGGACTTGAAGGAGGCTAACCGACGCTGCTACCTCAGCTAGCTTTGTTGTGACCCGGAGGATCTGCTCGACATGCCGCGGAGTAAAAAAGGGAAACGTGGCTCCAGTAAGCCGGGTGAGTAACAGTAGCACGGAAACCCCCGTCCACCTTTGTagacagaagaaaacaacaggacGCATAATCTGAAAAACAGGCTTTACATCTTGTAGTAACATTTATGGTGTCCATGTGGCGACAGCAGCCTGTTGCTCTTCTGACTTCAGCGTGTAAACCTGTCATTGTTGCACCTGGCAACCGCTGCATCTTTAAgctattttacaatttattacGATTCGTAATATTTGCAGAATGTTTTTTGTAAGGTTTTAGCGCGATTTGTCACCCCTGACTTCTTTTAGCATGACAGATGACTTTTGATTAGACATTAGCATATTTACAAATGAGTGCAGTTTTGTAAGTACAATGTGTTTTCTATCATGAATGAAAATAGGTGTTGGAGATGCACCTATTTGTGATCATTTGTGGTTTATCACCAATTTTGCAAagcttttaaatttgatttcagCCAATTCCGATTTCTGTACTctaaaactctaaaaaaaaaatctaaatattttttgacaaGTGGAGAATGACATATGTAAAACAACGTTCTGTTtacatagaatagaatagaattactttattcatcccagcagggaaattattgcTGTGTTGCTCTTTTTCATTGAAAAGCTAAACACACAGTAAAATGCTCCACATTGGACAGAGCTATTTGCACACCTACAACTAGGtacaaatgcacaaaaacatCAGTGAGACAATCTAATCGACCATTTTACTAATCAGGAACTCTTATTGGGAATCAGTAGagcagatatatatatacaaaaaactTTATCTGTCCTAAAAACAATAACTGATTAAAACAGATATCAGCAAGCCaaaccttaaataaaataagaatttataATTCGGGAAAAGATCATTGTGCATCATTAATCGCAACATGCCAATTTTATAAGAAAACTGAGGCTATAGCAGTGTAGTCATaatttattgaactttttcctgcaagttattttataaataaatacctACGTTTAAGCCTTAAGAAACCTTTTTGTCATGAATGATTAGTATTTATATTGGCACCAGACGTAATGTCACACAATCCGGatttcacaaatatttcaaaacagagaCAACATGATGGCAGAGTTgatattttaaactattttcaacattttttttattaagagaTCAGCATGAATAGCAAAGCAATCTCTGTTCCTCATAGCTGATCCTGATCTTAACTATAATATAttgtggtgtgtttttttttgtctccttttttctttcaaataccTTAAAATTGCGACCACATTAATTTGTTGCTACACTAACACTCGTAATGGACTTTAGAACATGCAGCTCCctttagaaacacttttttttttgtacgaGGTTCATCTTTCTGATTACTCGGATATTTACAGTACTAACATAGTGTACTCTTGCATGCAGGGTTACAGTGAACTGCATGCTATTTTTAGCAGCAGTGATATCATGCTACTTAAATTGTGCACAGCTGGTTGTACAGTTAGGTTTCAGAGTGCTGAAAGTGGAAAATCTGCGCGCCATGTGCaagtctgtctttttttttcctgcagccaCACTAACAGGTTCCCGATGTTGTATGACAGTGGTGTGAATCTCATGTGTCCCTGTTCCAACCTGTTTGGAAAGCATGCATCTGTACACACAATCTCTGTTGCATTGATTACCAACGGAAATTACAAGGAGGGAAGTCATAAAGAAGTAAACTAATACATCGACAGAGTCATTAAATGTGGCACTGCAGTGAGATCATGGAGCATTTGAGCACTAGTGCTCATATGTAACGTGATTTAGAAATAAAGCTCACTTCTGGTGTTTTTCTCTCCAACACCGCCATCCCTCATTTTCCCTTCAACATCCTTTTGGTCCTTTTGCCCATGTGTCTCCCAACTCCATCAGGCTCTCTGCGTCAGGAGGTTCTGCAACTTTCAGCTAAAGGATCGTTGAAAGGTAACTTCTCTGATTCCTAACATCAGATCCCTGTTGAGCTCAAACCCTGCGATGACCCTCAGTAAGGTGCATGCAGTAAACCTTAACATCAACTGAAATGCTAAAGCACACGGAAACCATTTAAATTCTTCACCCATATGCCTCATCTGACTTTTaacactttctctttttttactgaaattattAGTCAACTTCCATATGACCTGACTAGAAGTGTTGCTGATGATGAGggattgtttttcctctttatagATGGGGAAGTAGAATTGtggaatttttaaaatgcattatttggATTTTGGTTCCAAGCGATGGCAAAAACAGCATAATTGTGGTTGgggtaatttttttaaaaggccaCTGTTGGTAAAAATGTCCAGAGAGGCAGCAGTGGTATTTGTAGGCGACACTTTTACGCACCTGAGAAAatcagggttttgttttttatgtaaagacaatgaaatatttgtctttaaatattgGGCCATATTTACTGCTGGTTGCTATTTGCAGCAAAAATACAACTAGCATAAATGTGAACAGTGACCTTTTGAGGAATTTAGCACAGAAAATGTGTCTAAAATATGGATAGAATAGTAAAATGTGAgcaattttttcatatttctgaaaataatacatgatttttatttagtttaggTTG
It encodes:
- the amt gene encoding LOW QUALITY PROTEIN: aminomethyltransferase, mitochondrial (The sequence of the model RefSeq protein was modified relative to this genomic sequence to represent the inferred CDS: deleted 1 base in 1 codon) — its product is MWARVTAGGSGLGLRASRECLLRVTGAGCAGKILQERRDSSAEAALKKTTLFDFHRNNGGKMVEFAGWSMPVQYKDSHIASHMHTREHCSIFDVSHMLQTKIHGKDRIKFMESLVVADIAELKDNQGTLSLFTNEKGGIIDDLIVTKTDQGYLYVVSNAGCADKDSALMKARLAECKAAGFDVDLEFIDEALIALQGPTMAQVLQAGLKGDLSKLTFMTSTLVTVFGIPDCRVTRCGYTGEDGVEISVPRSRVVELAEKLLSNNEVKLAGLGARDSLRLEAGLCLYGNDIDETTTPVEASLVWTIGKRRRQTKDFPGADIIVPQIKAKTARKRVGLVSTGPPVRQHTPILSPDGQVIGEVTSGCPSPCLKKNVAMGYVDAAFAKNGAAVQVEIRKKTVPAIVSKMPFVPTNYYTG